DNA from Bradyrhizobium japonicum USDA 6:
GGGTGATGTACCGGCGCGATTTCGGCGAAGCCAGGGACGAGAACGAAGTGGTGTCCGCTACGGTCGAAGCCGAGGGCCTGCTCAATGTGATGGTTTACTTCCGCTCGCTGCACCAGACGCGTGAGTTCGGGCTGCTGCTGGCGAAGGATGGCAGCCTGCGTGCGATCTACAATCGCAGCGAGCGCGGTGTGTACACGATTCGGGACGGCAACTACGTCGCGACAGGCGCGCCGACACCAACGCAGCAACGCTGCGATTGAGCATCACGTTTGAGCATGATCGCTCGGAAAACCGCTTCACACTTTTCCGGATCATGCTCCGTCTGAACATCCATTCAGAATTCTCTTCCAGTTCCTCCGGAACGTTCGCACACATGCGTCGTTCTCATGTGCATTGCATTGGAGGAGGACATCATGAAGAAGCTTGGTTATGTGGTTGCGGCTCTCGGCGCGCTCGCGATCGTTGCACCGACGATGGCGAATGCCGAAACGGTGGTGATCAAGAACGGCTACCATCATGGCTACGGCGCCCGCGCCGAAATGCGCGAGCATCGCGACCACGGCTGGCATCGCGGCTGGCACCATCGCGACCGGGTCGTCGTGGTCAAGCGCGGTCACCGTCACCATTGGGATTGATGCGCAACACATCATGAAAATGGCCCCTCGCGGGGCCATTTCTTTGCGTATTCGCAACGTTCGGCGAGACTAATCCCACACCGGCGCAAAGCCTGGATTGACGCAACGCCTGTCCTTGGGCAACGCCGCGATCTTCTTGCGGTCGGCATCGTCGAGCGTGATCTTCAGCGCATCGAGATTGGCCTGCTGGCTCTCGCGGCGCGAAGCCTTCGGGATCGCAGCGACACCGTCCTGGTCGAGCAGCCATTTCAGCGCGACCTGCGCGGCGGTCGTGTTGTGCCTGGCGCCGATCTCGGCCAGCACCGGATCTGACGCGATGCGTCCTTGCGCGAGCGGACAATAGGCGACCAGCGGGATCGACCTGGCGTTGAGATAGGCCAGCACCTTCGATTGATCGAGCATGGCGTGATATTCGACCTGGTTGCAGGCGATCGGCGCCTTGATGTCCTCGACCGCGATCTTGAGCAGCGCCATGGTGAAATTGGCAACGCCGATCGCCCACGTACGCCCCTCCTCCTTCAGCTTCATCAGGGTCTCGAACACCGCGCCCCAGTTCGCGGATTTCGAGGGCCAGTGCACGAGGTAGAGATCGACATGGTCGAGCCGGAGCTTGGTCAGGCTGGCGTCGAAGGCGCGGCGGATCGCATCGGGGCTGAGATTCTCGTGCCAGACCTTGGTCGTGACATGAAGCTCGCCGCGCGGCAGCCGGGCCGCAGCGAGCGCGGCACCGATCGGTTCTTCATTGGCGTACATCTCGGCAGTGTCGATGTGGCGATAGCCGATCGACAGCGCGCTCTCGACCGCCGCGCGGCAGGCATCGCCCTGCATGCGGAAGGTGCCGAGGCCGAGCTTGGGCATGCTGATGCCCTGTGTCTTCAGATGATCCATGAGCTAGCTCCTGACGTATTTCAGCCGCCGAACACGCGGTGGGGCCGCGAGGGAAGACTCTTCGGTGATGGAAAGAGGTGGCGGGAATGAAGACTATAGCGCAGGAGACGCGAGGCGGCCAATCAAGATCGGGTTAGGAGCGGATAGGTTTGATCCTCGCCGCAAAGAAGGTGAGCTCCCTCTCCCGCCTGCGGGAGAGGGCTGGGGAGAGGGTGCATCCGCATCGGGACAACCCCCAAGCGGAAAAAGCCCTCACCCGGCGCTTCGCGCCGACCTCTACCGCAAGCGGGAGAGGTGAAGAAGCCCGCCACTCACGAATGCTGCGCGACCACGGCCGGGCGCGGCTGCGGCTGCGGCACGATGTCGACCGACCAGAGGTCGCGGTTGTCGACGTCTTTCAAGGTTACGGTCATCACGCCGCTCGCACCGTCGATATCGACCCTGCCGAAGAACTGCAGGCCGAAGCACGGCGCGAGGTTCTCCCCTTGCGCCTCGCCGCAGCCGTTCTGATACATCGCGACGGGCCCAAACGTATTGTCGAGCTCGCCCGGCCCCCAGGTGCCGGCATGGAGCGGGCCGGAGACGAACTCCCAGAACGGCTCAAAATCCCGGAATTGCGCCTTGTTCGGATCGTAATAATGCGCGGCGGTGTAGTGCATGTCGGCGGTGAGCCAGACGATGTTACGCACGCCCGCGCGCTTGATGGAGCCGAGGAGATCAGCGATTTCGTGCTCACGCCGATCGGGCGCTCCGTTGCCGAGCGCGACGGCATCGAGGCTGACGAGGCCGATCGGCAGGTCGGCCGCGATCACCTTCCAGGTCGCACGCGACGCGGCGAGCTCCCGCTTCAGCCATGCGAGCTGCTCGGCACCGAGAATCCAGCCGCGATGGTCCTCGCCCTTGTTCCAGCTGTCGTCACGATAGCTGCGCATGTCGATCATGAAGACGTCGAGCAGCGGACCGTAAGCGATCTTGCGATAGACCCGGCCCTGTCGCTTGCCGACGTCGCGGATCGGCATGAAATCGAAGAAGGCACGGCGGGCGCGCGAGACCAGGCGCGGCGTGCCGTCGTCCTCACGGCCGGCGTCGTCATAGCTGCCGGTCGGCGACCAGTCGTTGGTGACCTCGTGGTCGTCCCACTGCGCGAACATCGGCACCTCCGCGTGGAAGGCACGAAAATGCTCGTCGAGATGGTTGTATTTGTAGTTGCCGCGGAATTGCGCCAGCGTGTGCGCGGCATCGGCTTTCTCCTCGGTCACCAGATTGCGCCAGGTCTCGCCGTTCGGCAGCTTCTGCTCGGAGGGAACCGTGCAGTCGGCGTAGATGTGATCGCCGGAGTGGATGAAGAAGTCCGGGCGGTTCTCGAGCATGGTGCGATAGCTGCGATAGCCGCCGCGCGAGATGTCGATGCCCCAGCCCTGCCCCGCGACGTCGCCCGACCACACGAACTTGATCGACTGCCCCGCGGCCGGCGCGGTACGAAAATGGCCGACGCGGCTTTCGCCGGCAATGCCGGTCGCGATGTCGTCGAAGCGCACGCGATAGAAGATGTCCTGCCCGGACGGCAGGTCGTTCAGCAACAATTTTGCGGTGAAGTCGGCATCAGGCAGCGCGTCGCGCGAGGCTGACGCCATGATCGTCTTGAAACTCTCGACGGTCGCGCATTCCACCTGCATTCGCGCGGGCCGGTCGGCGCGCGCCCAGATCACGGCGGAGCCATCCGAGACATCGCCGGACTGAATGCCACCCGCGATTTGCGGGCGATCGGCGGCGCGGCTGATGGATGGCTTTGCGAGTGTGCCGAGCGCGGCAACGGCGAGACTTGAAGTCGAGCGGACCAGGAACTGCCGCCGGGTCCATGCGCGCGAGGCGCGGAGCGTTGCCATTCAGGAAACCTTCGTCGAATCGCGACGGAAGGTGCCTGCGCCGTTTGACTCCTATCCTGACGGTTTCTTGACTCCGGGCCTACGGTTTTGCGACGCCCGGATGACGCGACAGACCCGGCTAGCGCTTCCAGTTGCAAATGCCGCCGGTGCGGCACGGCCAGGTCTGGATGCGGGTGTCCATCGCCTGCGCGTCCAGCGGATTGCCGCGACGATGTGCGAGCTTGGTGCGCGCTGCGCCGCGTGGCTGGGCGCCCCTGGCATGAACAGCCTTCGGCTCGGCCACGTGCACGCGCTCGGCGGCAACTTTCTTCGGTACGTCCATCGGCTCGGCGCGCGCCTGCGCCTCGTTGCCACCCTTCGCCTCCAACGCGACCGGGGCGAACTGCGTCTCGGGCCCGAGCCGCTTCGGCGACAGCACCGCCTTGGAGAGATCGAGACCGAGATATTCGTCGGGCTTGTAGTCGTCAGCGCGTGCGATGCCGCCCCATGCGAGCACGAGGGCAATGGCAACTGCAAAGGGAATGCTCTTCAGGACCACGGACGCCTCCTGAAATTGCTTATTTCAAGGGTAATTTACCCCTATTTAGGAGGCGTCACGCGCAATTCCAGCGGCCAAGTGCCGCCGTGGTTAAGAAGTTTGGAAGTGTCAGGCGACCTTTCGCACCGCCCCCGTCCCGTCCAGGAATCCCATCAGGCGGCTGCGGATGATCTGTTCCGCCTCATCCATGATGCGATCGACCAGTTCCTTGCAGGAGGGGATGTCGTGGATCAGTCCTGCGACCATGCCGCAGCTCCAGGCGCCCGCGTCCATCTGGCCGTCCAGCATGATCTTGGGATAGACGCCCGCAACCTGGTCGTGGATATCGTCGATGTTCAGCTTGGCGCCCTTCTCGCGCTCGATCTCGAGCAGACGATCGACGTTGGCGTTCTTGAGCACGCGCTCGGTGTTGCGCAGAGCGCGCATGATCAGGCGGGTGTCGAGCTCGGTTGCCGCAACAAGCGCGTTCTTCACGTTCTGATGCACCGGTGCCTCCCTGGTGGCGATGAAGCGCGTGCCCATGTTCATGCCCGCCGCACCCAGCGACAGCGCCGCGACGAGGCTGCGCCCGTCGGCCATGCCGCCGGAGGCCACGAACGGAATCTTCAACGCCTCCGCCGCGCGCGGCAGCAGGATCATGTTGGGGATGTCGTCCTCGCCGGGATGGCCGCCGCACTCAAAGCCGTCGACACTGACGGCGTCGCAGCCGATGCGCTCGGCCTTCAGGGAGTGGCGCACGGACGTGCATTTGTGGATCACCTTGATGCCGGCGGCCTTCAGCGCAGGCATGTATTGCTCCGGGCTGCGCCCCGCGGTCTCGACCGCCTTGATGCCGCCTTCGACGATGGCCGCGATGTATTCCGGATAGGGCGGCGCCGAGAAGGTCGGCAGGAAGGTGAGGTTCACGCCGAACGGCTTGTCCGTCATGTCGCGACAGCGCGCGATTTCTTTCGCGAGCAATTCCGGCGTCTTCTGCGTGAGGCCCGTGATGATGCCGAGCCCCCCGGCATTGGAGACGGCAGCGGCGAGCTCGGCAAAGCCGACAAAATGCATGCCGCCCTGGATGATCGGGTGCTCGATGCCGAACAGTTCGGTGATCGCGGTCTTCACGTAGGGGCCTCCCGGATTTCAGTTTGTATTGGGATCAGTCTAGCCGCAGTCTTGCTCCGCGGTCACCATTTCTCTCCGAAGGGGCGGATCTCCATCTCGAAGGTCCAGGCGCTCTTCGGCTGCTGATAGAGTTGCCAATAGGCATCCGCGACAGACGACGGCGGCATCAGAAGATCGGGATTATCAAGCGCATTCGCCCCGAGCGCTTCGAGCCGGCGCTGCCGCACCCACTCGGTGTCGACGCCGGAATCGATGATGAGATGGGCGACATGGATGTTCTTCGGCCCGAGCTCGCGCGCCATCGCCTGCGCCACCGCGCGCAGTCCGAATTTTGCGCTGGCAAAGGCGGCAAAGCCGCTGCCGCCGCGCAAGCTCGCCGTCGCGCCGGTGAAGAAGATGTTGCCGCCACTGCGCGGCAGCATCAGCCGCGCCGCTTCCCGGCCGGCAAGGAAGCCGGAATAGCAGGCCATCTCCCACACCTTCCGGAACACGCGCTCGGTAGTGTCGAGGATCGGGAAATTGACGTTGGCGCCGACGTTGAAGATGCAGACTTCGAGCGGCGCGTGCTTGTCGGCGTCATTGAGGAAGGAGATGACCTCCTCCTCTTTGCGTGCATCGAGCGAGCGGGCGTGAATCTCGCCGCCGACGGCCTCGATGTCCTTCACCAGCGGCGCCAGCTTGTCGCCGTTGCGGCGCCCGGCGAAGACCGTGAAACCTTCCGCGGCAAATTTCTTGGCGATCTCGGAGCCGATGAAATCGCCGGCCCCGATGACGGCGGCTGTCGCGTTTCGCTTGGGCAAGGTCACCTCCTCCGGTGAGAACGGCATGTGATTGGGCCGGAGGCTATAGTTCTAAAATAGAACTGTCAAACTACAGGGTTGACTGATATTCTTCAGTAGAAATAGCGCTGATCATTCAAGTCAGTTCCTTTTTCTGACTTACTATCCTTATGCCGGAGATCGCTATATGAAGTGGGACACGCTGGACGAAGAGCCCTGCTCTCTCTCCCGCACCGTCGCCGTGGTCGGCGATCGCTGGACGCTGCTGATCCTGCGCGAATGTTTCTTACGCGTGCGCCGGTTCGAGGCGTTTCAGTCATCGCTCCAGATCACGCGGCACCTGCTCTCGGAGCGTCTGAAGAAGCTGGTGCGGTTCGGCATCCTGCGCCGCGTCCCCTATTCCGAGGCGCCCAAGCGCTACGAATACATCCTCACGCAGAAGGGCCTCGACCTCTATCCGATCATCATGGCGATGGTGCATTGGGGCGACACCCACATGGGCGACGAACGCGGCCGCCCGCTGCTGCACCAGCACAAGACTTGCGGTAAGGAGTTCGACCCCGTGATGGTCTGCTCGGAATGCGGTGAGCCGCTGCATGCGAAACAGGTGCACGTGCATGCGGGGCCGGGGCGGAAGGAGGCGGTGGGATAGAGTGGCGCCAAGCAAAAGGTGTCGCGCCCCGGCTTGACCGGGGCATCCAGTACACCGCGGCTTCTGCGTATCCCTCAACCGCTTCTGGAATACCGGATCGCTCACCCCAGCACGCAACTGCGCACAAGGCCGACGATGACAGCGCGGGCACGCTCCCTCAATGCCCCCCGCTGTCGGCGCACTCTTGCTCAGTGCGTCTTGGTCTCTTGCCACGTCTCGAGGTCAGGCTTTGTCTCGCCCGACTTCTGCTCCTTCTCCGGATTGCCCTTCCAGGGCTTGTCGGTCTGGGCGTGCGATCCCCAGTCATTCTGACGCCGGGGATCGTCGGTGGGCCGTTCCTTGCTCATCGGATCTCGCTTTCCATGGGAGCTTACGCGAAGGGAACGCCGTAATACGAGTTGATGCCGCGGACTGCCGCGTCGTCACCCCAGTTCCAGTCGCTGCGTTCGCCGTATTTCGGCGCGCCTTCAAGCGTCTTGGCGGTGATCCCGGTGACATAGCCGCCGAGCTCCGTATCGTATTTCAGCGACTGCCAGGGCAGCGGATAGTGGTCGTTGCCGAGGCCCAGGAAACCGCCAAAGCCGAGCACGGCGTAGGACACCTTGCCGCTGACCTTGTCGATCATCACGCGTTCGATCGAACCGATCTTGTTGCGATCGGCCCCATAGACCGACGTTCCCTCGACCTTGTCGCTGCCGATCAACCTTCCCATCTCGCTGCGGTCCAACTCGCCTTGTTTCAGCATTCCAATTCTCCACTCAGTCAACGTGTGAACCAACCGGGTCGGCGAGCGAACGTTCCGACGCATGCTCCATGCGGTCGCGTCAGGCACGGAGCACGGACGCCAGGTGCGATCAGCGAGCGGCCGCGGCCTCCCGTAGCATCAGGAAATCATGCATCGCGGCAGCGGTCTGAAGCTGATCGATGCGCGCCATGACAGAATCGCGCCGCTGTCCATTGGCAAGCCCGACAGTTCGTGCTCGAGCCGCAGCTGCTCTGCCTTGAGACGTTGTTCGAACGTGTGGGGCTCAGATCGTCTTCGCATCTTCCGTCCTCGGTGGTTGCAGCCCCGAGCTGTTGGCCCAGCGCTCGACTTGCTCGATGACCTTCTGGTGGCTCGGACGCACCGGCTTGGGCGCCTCGGGCTCCTCGGAAAGTTTGCGAGGTAACCTGACTTGCTCCGTCATGGCCTGTTCTCCCTCTCTTCCGAAAGAATGCGCCACTGCCAGAGTCGTTTCAATAATAACTTATTGATTTTATTGACTATTTTTACTCATCTGGCGATTTTTCCGACTCTTGTGGAACTCGCGCCAAACTCGTTCGTTGAGCAAACTACTCAACTTACTCACTTTGCGTGATCGACCATGAATGACCTTCGCGCTGAGCGCCTCCAGGTCATGCTCTCCCCGGAAGAGCTGGCCGCCATCGACGATTTCCGGTTCAAACATCGCATGCCGACGCGAGCGGCAGCGGTCCGCGAGCTCCTCAAGTTCGGACTGGCATCCGTGGGCGTGGATGCGAAAGCCGGCGTCAAATCGAGCAGCTTCGGCGTGTTCGGCCGCGGCCCTGAGGGACACACCCAGGGCGATCCTGAAAACGGCAACGAATCTGATCTGTAGAAGGCCATCCATAAGCAGAGGCCATCCATAAGCAAACGACCCCGGCACGGTGGTGCCAGGGTCGTCCTTGGAGATTGCTTCCGGCTCACCGGGGGTATGACAACCGGAAGCATCCTGTCGACGCTTCGCGCGGGGATTCGTTCCTCGCGACAAATCTTCTACCTTTCGAATACGCTCTACCCACTCGGCGCTGCGCCGGAATCATCCGGCGTCATGCCGGAGCCCGGCGTCTTGCTGTCGTCGTTGAGCTTGGGATCGCGCGTCGCTTCGCGCGACGGCGAGCCCTTCGAATCCGTCTTGTGCACGGTTTGCGCGCGCTGCTTGTCGCGCGGTTGATCTTCCGCCCGCTTGTCCTTGACGATGCCGTGGTCGGAATGCGCCATGATGTCCTCTCGCTTCTCCAGATGTCCTGAAGCGCTTACGCGCCGGCACAACGAATGTTCCAGCGTGCGAGGCCCGCAGCTCTAACTATGCGTGGCGTGGATCGCCGCCGATGCATTCTCCAGATGCACCTGCCGCACTGTCGTCACTGTCGCGAACGCGACCGAGACGCCAAAGGCGAGAATGAGCGAAAGAAGAGCCAGACGTGGAGCCATCGCAAAACCTCCTTCTGGAATCAAAATCAGCGCGATCGACTGTTCGTGGATGATCCTGGATTGGTTGCTTGCATTCCGTGAGCGGTCACACACGCAGATTCACGAAGATGAGAGCGCTCACGCATCCTGCGTTCGAAGGACGCGGACCTTTACGGGCGGGATTTCACCGTCCAGCCAGTCCTGCTCGTTCGCCAATGCCGTCCAGGCATCCGCCATGCGCAAATAGCGCTTGTGGGCGGGCTGCCCTTCCGCGCGCTCGGCGAGCTGAAGGCAGTTGTCGGCGTTATCCCTGAAGACGTCAGACTGTTTCATACAGAAGATCTGGGAACGGAACTCCGGCTCCGCAACCGCCCTTACTGGATGGTAACGTCGGGGAACTTCGCACGGCTTCGGCCATTGGAGATGCATGAGGATTCTTGTCGCGATCATCCTGGCTCTCGTCAGCACCTCGGCGTTCGCCGACAATATGGGCGAGCGAACGGCCGGCGACCGTGTGCCGACCGCAACCGATGTCATCACCGGCCTCTACAGCTTCAGCCGTTTCCAGCAGGGGCTGCTGGAGAGCACCGACCTGAAAGGCAATGCGGAGGTGAAGAATCTCGCGGCCCTGCGCGCCGAGGAGGCAGGCAAGCGCGACAAGACCCTGAAGCAGATTCAGGACGCGATCGGTGCGGAGCCGCACGCCGGCAAGACGACGTCGGTGAGCGCAAGCCTTGTCGAGCCCGAAAACGCGGATGGACCAACTTACGTCAGAAGCTTCTATGCCGCGCAAATCCCCGAATACGACTCCGCCATCAGCCTGCTCGAGCGCTACCTGAAAGCGCCCGACAATCCTGCGCTCGCCGCCTTCGCGCGCGAGCAATTGCCGATGCTGCGCACGCAGGTGAAAGATGCGGAGCGCACCATGGCGGACAAATAGCAGCGCTATTTGTCTTCCGGATGATGCGGCTGGCTCTCCGGCCGCACCGTACGGTTACTCGCGGGCATCTTGTCCCCGCCGGCGTCGCCGTTGTCGTCCTAGCCGCCCGAGGTCGAGGTGCCGCTGCAGCCGGGGTTCGATCTGGTCGCGGTCCCCGCGTGACGTGGCGGAGCTTGCAGCGGGGTCGCCGGTCCTAGCCCCGCGCTGGGGGCGCCAGCCTCCCTCTCCTGGGACGGCTGGGAGCTCTGGTGCCGGCCACAAGGCCAGCGTCCGGCCGGCTTTTTCCTGAACGGGATGGAACCATCGTCACTCCTCACCGTTATTTTGGCCGGGCTGAGCACGGCAGGTTCCAATTCCAAGCGCTGCGACGTTGGCGCTTGATTTCGAATTTGGCTGACGCTCTATTTTGACAACTGCGTCACGCCTTGGATTCGGCCGACGCTGCGGGGGAATCAGTATGAGCGACCTCGATCCCGGAACTGCATCACGCTCCGGTCGTCGCGTCCCAAAGCCAAAAACCAACGGTATGTCGGACCCGGATTCGCGGCCGGAATTGCTGCTCGCCTTGCAGGCCATGCGCAGCGGCGATTTTTCGGTGCGGATGAGCGGGGACTATCTCGGCATCGACGGCAAGATCGCCGACACTTTTAATGAAATCATCGCGGCCAACCAGCGCATGGCGCAGCAGCTCGAGCTGGTCGGTCAGGTCGTGGGGCGCGAGGGCAAGACCCGCCAGCGCGTGAAGTTCGGCCTCGCCAGCGGCTCCTGGGCCGACATGGAAGGCTCCGTCAACACGCTGATCGACGACCTTCTGTGGCCGACGCGCGAAGTGACGCGCGCGGTCGCCGCGGTGGCGCAAGGCGACCTGCTCCAGACCGTCAAGCTCGACGTCGACGGCCGCCCGCTACGCGGCGAATTCCTGCAGTCGGCGACCATCGTCAACACCATGATCAAGCAGCTCGGCGTGTTCACCTCCGAGGTGACGCGCGTGGCGCGCGAGGTCGGCACCGAAGGCAAGCTCGGCGGCCAGGCCCAGGTGCCGGAAGTGACCGGCGTCTGGAAGGATCTGACCGAGAGCGTCAACTCGATGGCGAACAACCTGACCAACCAGGTTCGCAACATCGCCGAGGTCACGATCGCGGTCGCCAACGGCGACTTGTCCAAGAAGATCACCGTCGACGTCCGCGGCGAGATCCTTCAGCTCAAGGAAGCCATCAACACGATGGTGGACCAGCTGCGCTCCTTCGCCTCCGAAGTCACGCGCGTGGCGCGCGAGGTCGGCACCGACGGCAAGCTCGGCGGCCAGGCGATCGTGCCCGGCGTCGCCGGCACCTGGAAGGACCTGACCGACTCCGTGAACGCGATGTGCGGCAACCTCACCGCCCAGGTCCGCAACATCGCCAACGTGACGACCGCCGTGGCGCGCGGCGACCTGTCGCGCAAGATCACGGTGGACGTGCGCGGCGAGATCCTGGAGCTGAAGGACACCATCAACACCATGGTGGACCAGCTCAACTCCTTCGCCTCGGAAGTGACGCGCGTGGCGCGCGAGGTCGGCACCGAGGGCAAGCTCGGCGGCCAGGCCCAAGTGCCCGGTGTCGCCGGCACCTGGAAGGACCTCACCGACAACGTCAACTTCATGGCGTCGAACCTGACCGCGCAGGTCCGCAACATTGCCGACGTCGCGACCGCGATCGCCGGCGGCGACCTGTCGAAGAAGATCACGGTGAACGTCTCGGGCGAGATCCTTCAGCTGAAGGAAACGCTCAACACCTGCGTGGACCAGCTCAATGCCTTCGCCGGCGAAGTCACGCGCGTGGCGCGCGAAGTCGGCACCGAGGGACGGCTCGGCGGCCAGGCCAACGTGCTCGGCGTCGCCGGCACCTGGAAGGACCTGACGGAAAGCGTCAACTCGATGGCGTCGAACCTGACCGCGCAGGTCCGCAACATCGCCGAGGTGACGACGGCGGTCGCCGGCGGCGACTTGTCGAAGAAGATCACCGTGGACGTGCGTGGCGAAATCCTGGAGCTGAAGGACACCATCAACACCATGGTGGACCAGCTCAACGCCTTCGCCGGCGAAGTCACGCGCGTCGCGCGCGAGGTCGGCACCGAAGGCAAGCTCGGCGGCCAGGCCGTCGTGCGCGGCGTCGGCGGCACCTGGAAAGATCTCACTGACTCCGTCAACTCGATGGCCTCGAACCTCACCGGCCAGGTCCGCAATATCGCCGAAGTCGCAACCGCGGTCGCCAAGGGCGACCTGTCCAAGAAGATCACCGTGAACGTGTCGGGCGAAATCCTTCAGCTGAAGGAAACGCTCAACACCATGGTGGACCAGCTCAACGCCTTCGCCGGCGAAGTCACGCGCGTCGCGCGCGAGGTCGGCACCGACGGCAAGCTCGGCGGCCAGGCCGACGTGCCCGGCGTCGCCGGCACCTGGAAGGACTTGACCGACTCCGTGAACTCGATGGCGGGCAACCTCACCGCGCAGGTTCGTAACATCGCGGAGGTCGCGACCGCCATCGCCGGCGGTGACTTGTCACGCAAGATCACGGTGGACGTGCGCGGCGAGATCCTTCAGCTCAAGGACACGCTGAACACGATGGTCGACCAGCTCAACCGCTTCGCGGGCGAGGTGACGCGCGTGGCGCGCGAGGTCGGCACCGAAGGCCGCCTCGGTGGCCAGGCCAACGTGCCCGGCGTCGCCGGCACCTGGAAGGATTTGACCGACAGCGTGAACTCGATGGCGGGCAACCTCACCGCCCAGGTCCGCAACATCGCCGAAGTGACCACCGCCGTGGCGCGCGGCGACTTGTCCCGCAAGATCACGGTGGACGTG
Protein-coding regions in this window:
- a CDS encoding PRC-barrel domain-containing protein; the encoded protein is MLKQGELDRSEMGRLIGSDKVEGTSVYGADRNKIGSIERVMIDKVSGKVSYAVLGFGGFLGLGNDHYPLPWQSLKYDTELGGYVTGITAKTLEGAPKYGERSDWNWGDDAAVRGINSYYGVPFA
- a CDS encoding SDR family oxidoreductase, with product MPKRNATAAVIGAGDFIGSEIAKKFAAEGFTVFAGRRNGDKLAPLVKDIEAVGGEIHARSLDARKEEEVISFLNDADKHAPLEVCIFNVGANVNFPILDTTERVFRKVWEMACYSGFLAGREAARLMLPRSGGNIFFTGATASLRGGSGFAAFASAKFGLRAVAQAMARELGPKNIHVAHLIIDSGVDTEWVRQRRLEALGANALDNPDLLMPPSSVADAYWQLYQQPKSAWTFEMEIRPFGEKW
- a CDS encoding winged helix-turn-helix transcriptional regulator — protein: MKWDTLDEEPCSLSRTVAVVGDRWTLLILRECFLRVRRFEAFQSSLQITRHLLSERLKKLVRFGILRRVPYSEAPKRYEYILTQKGLDLYPIIMAMVHWGDTHMGDERGRPLLHQHKTCGKEFDPVMVCSECGEPLHAKQVHVHAGPGRKEAVG
- a CDS encoding NAD(P)H-dependent flavin oxidoreductase, encoding MKTAITELFGIEHPIIQGGMHFVGFAELAAAVSNAGGLGIITGLTQKTPELLAKEIARCRDMTDKPFGVNLTFLPTFSAPPYPEYIAAIVEGGIKAVETAGRSPEQYMPALKAAGIKVIHKCTSVRHSLKAERIGCDAVSVDGFECGGHPGEDDIPNMILLPRAAEALKIPFVASGGMADGRSLVAALSLGAAGMNMGTRFIATREAPVHQNVKNALVAATELDTRLIMRALRNTERVLKNANVDRLLEIEREKGAKLNIDDIHDQVAGVYPKIMLDGQMDAGAWSCGMVAGLIHDIPSCKELVDRIMDEAEQIIRSRLMGFLDGTGAVRKVA
- a CDS encoding DUF4142 domain-containing protein, producing MRILVAIILALVSTSAFADNMGERTAGDRVPTATDVITGLYSFSRFQQGLLESTDLKGNAEVKNLAALRAEEAGKRDKTLKQIQDAIGAEPHAGKTTSVSASLVEPENADGPTYVRSFYAAQIPEYDSAISLLERYLKAPDNPALAAFAREQLPMLRTQVKDAERTMADK
- a CDS encoding aldo/keto reductase; protein product: MDHLKTQGISMPKLGLGTFRMQGDACRAAVESALSIGYRHIDTAEMYANEEPIGAALAAARLPRGELHVTTKVWHENLSPDAIRRAFDASLTKLRLDHVDLYLVHWPSKSANWGAVFETLMKLKEEGRTWAIGVANFTMALLKIAVEDIKAPIACNQVEYHAMLDQSKVLAYLNARSIPLVAYCPLAQGRIASDPVLAEIGARHNTTAAQVALKWLLDQDGVAAIPKASRRESQQANLDALKITLDDADRKKIAALPKDRRCVNPGFAPVWD
- a CDS encoding alkaline phosphatase D family protein; this encodes MATLRASRAWTRRQFLVRSTSSLAVAALGTLAKPSISRAADRPQIAGGIQSGDVSDGSAVIWARADRPARMQVECATVESFKTIMASASRDALPDADFTAKLLLNDLPSGQDIFYRVRFDDIATGIAGESRVGHFRTAPAAGQSIKFVWSGDVAGQGWGIDISRGGYRSYRTMLENRPDFFIHSGDHIYADCTVPSEQKLPNGETWRNLVTEEKADAAHTLAQFRGNYKYNHLDEHFRAFHAEVPMFAQWDDHEVTNDWSPTGSYDDAGREDDGTPRLVSRARRAFFDFMPIRDVGKRQGRVYRKIAYGPLLDVFMIDMRSYRDDSWNKGEDHRGWILGAEQLAWLKRELAASRATWKVIAADLPIGLVSLDAVALGNGAPDRREHEIADLLGSIKRAGVRNIVWLTADMHYTAAHYYDPNKAQFRDFEPFWEFVSGPLHAGTWGPGELDNTFGPVAMYQNGCGEAQGENLAPCFGLQFFGRVDIDGASGVMTVTLKDVDNRDLWSVDIVPQPQPRPAVVAQHS